The segment CTATTAAAGCTTTCGCCTCATTGCGTTTTAAGGTGGGTAAGGTTCCGGTAATAACAAAGGTTTTTCCCGTTAAGGAGGTTAAGGAAACAGTGGAAGATTTTTTCGGTGCTGGGGTTGCTTCTAATTGTAACCCAACATTTTTCAATTGTTGAATAAGATCGCAATTTTCAGAGATTTTAAACCAATCAACCACCGATTGAGCAATTTCTTCTCCAATGCCATAAACTAAACTTAAGGATGAAAGAGAGGCTTGAGATAATTGGTCAACATTGGGGAAGTTTTCCGCTAAAATTTGCGCCGTAACACTACCCACATAACGAATTCCTAACCCATACAAAACCCGTGACCAAGGTTGTTGTTTACTGCTTTCAATTGCCTTAATCAAATTTTCCGCAGATTTTGTTCCCATTCGTTCTAAATTGGCAACTTTTTCGGGGGTTAAATCATATAAATCAGCTAAGGAATTAATTAACCCATTCTTAATCAATAAAATGACAATTTTTTCCCCTAACCCCCGAATATCTAAAGCATCTCTGGAGGCCCAATGAACTAAACTACCCCGTAAAATTGCGGGACAAGAACCATTAATACAACGGGTGACGGCTTCTCCTAGGGGACGGACTAAGGTAGAATGACACTCAGGGCAACTCTCAGGCATTTGATAGGGTTGAGTATTGGGGGGTCGTAGTTCCGTTAAGACGCGAACCACTTCAGGAATAATTTCCCCGGCCTTGCGAATGATCACCGTATCCCCCACACGGATGTCTAATTGGGCAATGCGATCGCTATTATGTAAGGTAGCCCGTTGGACGATGGTTCCCGCTAAATGGACAGGTTTCATCACGGCCATGGGGGTGACGGCCCCTGTTCGTCCCACATTGACGATGATATCTTCAACTAAGGTAGGGGCCTCTTCTGCTGGATATTTGAGTGCGATCGCCCAACGAGGGAATTTTTGAGTAAACCCTAATTGTTGTTGTAACTGATAAGAATTTAGTTTAACTACCACCCCATCTGTCATATAAGGTAAATCTTTTCTCGCGGTTTCCCAATAACTAAAATAGGCAGCAACTTCTGCAAGGGAGGGGCATAATTTACGGTGAGGATTAACTAAAAAGCCACTCTTTTGTAAGTATTCTAAAGAGTCCCATTGGCTGGTAATTTCTGAGTTAAGAAGATGTAAAGTATAAGCAAAAAATTGTAAGCGTCTTTGATCAACAATTTTGGGATCTAATTGTCTTAAAGTTCCGGCCGCAGCGTTACGGGGGTTAGCAAATAAAGCCTCACCTATTTGTTGTCTTTCTTGGTTAATGCGAGCAAATTCATCTAGGGGCAAAAAAGCCTCTCCTCGAACTTCTAATAGGGGCGGAGGGTTATCTAAATTTAACTTTAAAGGAATAGAACGAATCGTGCGAATATTTTGAGTAATGTCTTCTCCTGTGTTGCCATCTCCTCTTGTGACTCCTCGAATTAATAGACCATTTTCATAAGTCAAAGCTAAGGCTGATCCATCAATTTTTAACTCACAAACATATTCAAATTTATCAATATTTTTATTTTCAGAATGACGTTGCCATCGTTGTTCCCATTGTTTTAGTTCATCGAGATTAAAGGCATTTTCTAGACTATAGAGGGGGATATTATGGGTGACAGAAATAAATTGAGAAGCTAGTTTATCTCCTACTCTTTGAGTTGGACTATCAGGGGTGATGAGGTCAGGATTTTGGTTTTCGAGGGTTTCTAATTCCCGATATAATTGATCGTAAACTGAGTCCTCCATAATAGGATTATCGAGGACATAATAAGCATAACTCGCTTTTTGCAGTTGTTGCCGGAGTTGTTGAATACGCTGTGGGATAGGTGAGTCATTAATCATTATTTTTAATGTGTTTATTGACAAATATTTTGAGTATGGATAAGTTATCCTGATCAGCTTTATCTTCTTTATTGAAACACAGTCAGCTAGAAAATAACCATAAAATTATTGTTTATTTACCCTATTTATCTGAGACTAGAGGAGGCTATTTGGCAGTTTAAAGCTAGGGAAAATAAGATGGGGGCTGATTCAATATGTTATAATATAAGTAATTTTGAATTTTGCTAAAAATTTTTTTTTAGTCAACTCACAGATTTAGCTCACATGACGGATCAAATTGCCTTAAGTATCGATATCGATACTCTTATTATTTTTGCCCTCGTTACTTTAATACTAATGTTCTTAAGTATTGGTATTGTTCTTTTACCGAGAGTGATGGGAAAAATAATTACCCATTTTTTATCAGGAGAAATTCCCACAATTTACAAGAAAATAATCGTCCCCTATCACAACTGGTTAGGGTTAATTCTGTTGCTGACGGTGACAGATATCTTGATGATTTTCCTACACATTCCCCCCTGGTTAAAACTATTAGAAATCCCCCTAGGGTTAAGTATCGATGTGCTGATTATATGGGTGGGATTTCAAATTTTCCAGGACTTCTTTGATCGTTATCTATTAGAAGCGGCGATCGCTAATAGTAGTAAACTCAATAGTGAGTTTATTATTATTGCAAAATACTTCGCCAATGTGGCGATTATTATTATCGTTTTATTTGTCTTTGCTGAAACCCATAATATTAATGTATTGGGTTTATTTGCCAGTTTAGGAATTGGGGGTTTAGCGGTTGCTTTTGCAGCACAAAAAAGTTTAGAACAACTCCTAGGGGGCATTGTTTTATATTTAGATAAACCCTTCGTTGCTGATGACTATATTGGGCTACCTGATGGCACTTTTGGCCGTGTAGAATCAGTCGGTTTACGGTCAACTAAAATTAGAACATCGGGAAAAGGAACCTTAATGATTGTTCCTAATAGTTCTTTAACTCAGATAAATATTGAGAACTTTACGGGAGGTAAAAAAGTGGTTTCTTTAATTTATTTAACCTTTTATAGTCTCATTCCTGAAGATGAAAAGGCCCTAATTCGCCAAGTTATTTTAGACAGTACCAGTGATATTTTTGGCATTGACTCTCGTAGTACAGAAGTCATTTTTAAAGAGATGTCTAGTAAAAATGGAAAATTGCCCGTTACCCAAGCACAAATCAACTTTTTTATATTAGGATCAGGGGAAGTTTCCATGGAATTACGCCGTCAATTTTTAGATATTGCCAATCAACAAATCACCCATGAACTCAAAGAATACGGTATTGCTTTTGAGATTGAAGATAAAACCATTAATGTTGATTCCCCCATTACTATCTAAGTTAAAATACCCTGTGAATTAATTGTACAGTAACTTAGCAAACATTAATCATGACAACCTTCCTAGACTATCTACAAAACATATTTCAATTTAACGAAGCCACACAAACATTAATTATAAAATTTGGTTTGCAAGTTTTCATTTTTTTACTATTCCTTATTTTATCTTTATTTATTGGACGTTACACACCTTTTTTAGTTAAAATCATCATTCAAAAATTCTCCCCAAAAAAGGTTTCAGAGATTTATGACAATCTAATCACTCCCATAGAAAATCTTTTTAAAATAACAGGTACTTTCCTTTTAGTTTCCCTTTCTCTCAATTTTCTAAAAGCTTATCCAGGTATTCATGGATTTATCAAATTCTTTGTTGATTTTAGTTTAATAGGAAGCTTAGCGTGGCTTATTTCTCGATTATTTCGCCAATTTGTTCGCATTTATGGCATTGAATTAATCCGAAAATTAGGAAGAGAAGCAGATGAATTATTGCTGGTTTTTGAAACTATTTTCAATGTAATGGTTGGCTTTATTGCTGTTATTGCCTTTGCCCAAAATCAGCAAATTAATTTAGTCGGATTATTAGCCAGTTTAGGAATTGGTGGTTTAGCCATTGCTTTTGCTGCCCAAAAAACCTTAGAACAACTTTTAGGAACCTGTGTTCTATATCTAGATCGTCCCTTTATTCCGGGGGAATATATCAGATTACCCAGTGGTTTATTTGGTCGTGTCGAATCAATTGGGTTACGTTCAACTAAGATCAGAACAGCCGCGAAAAGTACCTTAATGATTGTCCCAAATTCAATTATGGCAAACCTTGAAATTGAGAACGTTACCCGTGGTAAAAAAGTCATGGTACTCCTTTATTTAGACTTTACTAAAGAGTTAGAAGATTCAGAACAAGCCTTAGTAGAACAAGTCGTCAAAGAAAGTACAGATGCCCTATTTGGGATCGATCCTGGGAGTACCAAAATCACCCTATTTCCCCAAGAAAGTAAACCAGGAATTCGTGCTAGAGTAACTTTCTTTATTCTGGGTTCGAGCGAAAATTCCCTAGAATTACGAAAGCGTTTATTAGAATTAGCCAATGATAAAATTACCAGTCAACTCATGAGTTATGGTATTGAATTTACGGTGCAGGAACCGACAATTTATGTCGAATCTCCTGTTACAATTTAGTAGGACTAAAGCCCCTGTATTTGCCCTGTCCTCTCAAAACATAAATACATCACAATTGAGGCATAAACTTTGGTAACAATTTGCTGTGGTAAGGTTCAATTTAACAATATCCAAGCCATCATTTTTGATAAAGATGGTACCCTGGAAGATTCTCAAAACTTTTTACGAGAATTAACTATTCGTCGCGCTCGTTTAATAGATGCTCAAATTCCTGGCATTGGGGAACCTTTATTAATGGCCTTTGGTCTACAAGATAACCGTTTAGATCCCACAGGTTTAATGGCTGTTGGCAGTCGTCAAGAAAACCTAATTGCAGCAGCCGCTTACATTGCAGAAACGGGACGCAGTTGGTTTGAATCCTTAGAACTTGCCCAAAATGCTTTTACAGAAACCGATAAATATTTGCCCAAAAATGCTTCAACTTCCCCTCTATTTACAGGTAGTTTAGATGTCTTAAAAATTCTAGCTGATGGTGGATTAAGATTAGGCATTCTTTCTGCGGCACCGACGAAAGATGTGGAAAATTTTGTGCGGGAACATCAATTATCAAATTATATTCAATTAATGATGGGTGGCGATCAAACCTTTACCAAACCAGATCCCCAGTTATTTATTCAGGCGTGTAAAAATCTTGAAACTCCCCCAAATCTAACCTTAATGGTAGGAGATTCCCAAGGAGATATTATCATGGCACAACAAGCAGGAGTCGGAGGAACAATTGGTATTTGTTGGGGAAACTCTCACGCCCCTCATCTGGAAAAAGCAGATATCATCATTACTCAACTTGAGGAAATCCAGATCTGCTAATTCCGATTTTAGGGTGTATGATGATACGTTAATAAAAACTTCATCTGTATCGTTAATTTAGAGAGGGTAAAGAAAATTGACTCGCCGTTATCTATTTACTTCTGAATCTGTAACTGAAGGTCATCCCGATAAAATCTGTGACCAAATCTCTGACACCATTATTGACACCCTACTCTACCATGATGATCAAAGTCGGGTAGCGGCCGAAGTTGTTGTTAATACTGGTTTAGTCTTAATCACTGGGGAAGTAACTTCTAAAGCAAATGTTAATTTTGTTGATCTAGCCCGCAAGAAAATTGCCGAAATTGGCTATATTGATGCTGATAATGGTTTCTCTGCCAATAGTTGCGCGGTATTAGTTGCCTTAGATGAACAATCTGCTGATATTGCCCAAGGTGTCACCCAAGCCCATGAACAACGGACAGCCCTCAGCGATGACGAATTAGATCGCATCGGTGCAGGAGATCAAGGGATCATGTTTGGCTATGCTTGCAATGAAACCCCTGAATTAATGCCCTTACCCATTAGTTTAGCCCACCGTTTCGCCCGTCGTTTAGCTGTGGTGCGGAAAATGGGAGAATTATCCTATTTACGGCCCGATGGCAAAACTCAAGTTTCTATCGTTTATGAAGATGGTATTCCTGTGGGTATCGATACCATTCTCATCTCGACACAACATAATGAAACCATTGGTGCCATTACCGAAAACGACGCGGTTCAAGCTAAAATTAAATCCGATCTCTGGGATGCGGTGGTTTTACCCGTTTTAGGGGATATGGAGATGAAACCCACCTCAGAAACCCGTTTTCTGGTTAATCCTACCGGAAAATTTGTCATTGGTGGCCCCCAAGGTGATGCCGGGTTAACAGGACGTAAAATTATTGTGGATACTTATGGCGGTTATTCTCGTCATGGTGGCGGCGCATTTTCTGGTAAAGATCCCACTAAAGTTGACCGTTCCGCGGCCTATGCTTGTCGCTATGTAGCTAAAAATATTGTGGCTGCTGGTTTAGCTGATAAGTGTGAAGTCCAACTAAGTTATGCGATCGGGGTTGCTCGTCCTGTTAGTATTTTAGTAGAAACTTTTGGCACTGGCAAGGTGGATGAAAATAACTTATTAGACGCAGTTCAGGAACTATTTGAATTACGTCCTGCGGGCATTATTCAGTCTCTCAACCTGCGTCAACTGCCTTCACAACGGGGGGGACGTTTTTATCAAGATGTAGCTGCTTATGGGCATTTTGGACGTAATGATCTGGATTTACCTTGGGAAGCAACGGACAAAGCGACTTTACTCAAAGATATGTTGGCGAGTCCCTTAGCTGTTGGTGTTTAATCCTGACTATTTTTGAACTTTAGAGGGAAAAGGGATTTAACTCTTTTCCCTTAATTTGTTATCGTTAATTTAGCAGGGCTTCATATAAACAAATTTTAGATGAAAATTCGTTAAACTATTCTTCCGAAAATCCATCAATTTCACTACAAATTTCATAAAAATCAGTCTTAGGTGGCTTCACAAATAACGGGGTCATTTCTGCTAATAATTTCTGATAAATCTCATTTTGATTCGCTTCCATATCCTCAAGTTTTTCCCACATAATCACAGCAATTCCTTCATCTGTACCAGGCTTTTGTAACAAAAAAGCTCCCTTAAACCCTTGCTTATAGGTCGAAACCGCTTTTTCGTAAAGTCGCTGTGCTTCGGCAAACTGCCCTGGTTTAAATTCCCCCACGGCAACATAAGCGTATTTATGGGTGAGAAAATCGAGAAATTCTGCTGACATTATTAAACTCCAAAATAATGATTCACTTTCTGGGTAAAAACTAGATTTTGAGCAAAAATTTGCGACAATAAAGCAAAAATTACTTAGTTTTCCCTTAAGCTATCCCATTTACTATATAACGCAACTTGTTCAGCCCTAGTCCTGATTTAAGCGTTTCTTAATTAATCGCCCTCAAGGGAGAAAATCACCAGAACTTGATAATTTTCCTCTACACTAGAAAAGCTAATAATTTTAAGCGAGCTTAGAGACAAGACTGTGCCTAAACGTAATTGGTTACTTTCGCTGTTAGTGGGTGTGGGATTATGGCAGTTGAGTTTGCCAGCAACGGCTCAAATGCTCTTACCTTATACCCCTCAACTGAATGCAGAACAACTTGAACAACAAGGGTTAGAAGTCGCGGAAGAAGCGGCTCAATTAATCCGCTTTCAACAATACGACTTGGCTTTATCCCGGGCCAAACTCGCTACCCAGTTAGCCCCAAATAAGTATCAACCTTGGTTTATTCTAGGAACTTTGTATGTGATACAACAGCAAGTAGAACCAGGAATCGCGGCTTTAAATAAAGCTTTAGAGCTTGAGCCAAAAGAAGTGGGAATTAAATTTACCCTGGGAAATGCTTATTTTCAAGTGGGAAATTATGCAGAAGCTGTTACCCAGTTAGAAGAAGGGTTAAAACTTAAACCAGACGTGCCGGCCGCTCTGTTTGATTTGGGTAATTCTTATCTAAAGTTGGGTAAAATGACCGAGGCGATCGCCGTTTATCAAAAGGCCGTGACTCAACAAAAGGATTTTTGGCCCGCTATTAATAATATTGGTTTAATTAAGTATGAGCAAGGGGATGTTAATGGGGCGATTAAACTGTGGCAAAACGCTCTAGAAATCGATCAAGAACAGGTTGAACCTCAACTAGCCCTTGCTGTGGCCTTCTATACTCAGGGCAAAAAAGAGCAAGCCATCAAATTAGGGGAAGCCGCTTTAAAATTAGACAGTAGCTACGGTGATCTTCAACATCTCAAGGATAATCTTTGGGGAGAAAAGTTACTTAAAGATACACAAAAGTTCTTAACAACGCCTCAAATTCGGGCTATTCTTAATGATCTTGAAGGGAAGTCTTCCTAGGGAAAAACCGGGGACAATTAGGGCGATTATCAGGATAAGAATAATTTCTTATCCTTGATCTATTTGATGATGATTCGTCACCATCTCTAAAATTTGATTGACAAATTGTTGATGATCGACCACAGGTTTAGAAATATAGCCATCTGCCCCACTTTGCTTGAGAAAATGTTCTCGATCGCCTTCCATGGCATGAGCAGTTACCAAAATAACGGGTAATTGGGACGTTTTTGGATCAGCTTTGAGGTATTGGGTAATTTTAATCCCATCCACTGCTTGCCCTTGATAAACGCTATGAGATAGAGAAACATCCATTAATATAATATCAACTTCTCCCGCTTGGGCGATTCTCATCACCTCGTCTACATCTTCAGTCCCTTTGACGATTAATCCCCCTCGTTTCGTTAAAATTTTGGAGAATACACGAAAATTAATGGGATCATCTTCTACAATCAAAACCGTTGTCATAGAACTTTATGGAATGATGGTTGATAGTTTTTGAGATTTAGGGTTGACATGACAATTAGAGTCACTTTAAGCCCGACAACAGTAGCCTACTTTTTTATGAATCTCTTTAAACCATCATATCAGATTAGTCAAGCTTCTGAAAGCATAGAAAAAGTTATAATAAGCATACCTGGCGTTGATTAATTATTAGGAAACATTTCAGATAAAGTAACAGATTGCTGAGTCTGGGAATTAAAATTAAATTATTAATGATAAATAAGTCAACTTAAGCAAAACCTAATCTACCATCAGAGAATTTTAAGAATTTTCTCATGAAAGTCTATTACAGTAAAAGATATCTAAATTTTTCAAGGAGAGTTGACCATGAAATCCGTTGTTAAGAAGTCTGTATTTTTGTTATCAATAGTAACAGCAACAACTATGACATTATTGCCCTTTAATACTAGCGCAGTTGTGGCACAATCCGATTCTCAAGCTAACTGTGTGATGACCCCTCAACCCTATATTTCACCGAATACCTTAGCCATGATGGCCTATCGAGGTGCTTTTTCACAAGAAGGAATTCCTGGTTATCTTGTCTTTAAAACAGAGTTTAAATCGGGAAAAATTACCGCAGATGCCATTGTTAAAGCAGCCATCACTGGTTGTGTTTTGAGCAATAAATATGGCATGGGAGATAATAGTGCTTATGTGGAAGACGTGGCCCAAGAGATTCAAGGGTTTATTCAAGCTCAGAACTAAGGTTTCTCTCGCCAAATAACTAAGACAATTTCTCATACAGACAGGGGTCAACGGCCGTTGACCCCTACCATAATTTATTGTTCTACTAATTCCCCATTGAATTCATTAAAAGTCCGTCGTTTTAATTCTACAGACTGAGAACGAGGTAAGAGATTAAAGACTTCTCTTAAAACATCATCCACAGCTTCATATCTTACCTGGCCTTTCCCATCGAAAATGAGCTTTCCTTGTTGATCTAATACCACAGTTTGGGGAACGGCTCCTTTATAATAATAACCAGCTTCTTGGGGAGTGTAGTTATCTTTAACGGGAATACCATCCACACTAACAGGAATAATATTAGCAGCCCGACCATAAAACTCTTGGATGCGAGAGACAATAAGGGCAAACTGTTTACAATCTCGACTATCATCTAGATAGAAAACCAGAACTGTGGGCATTTCACGCTTTAAAGAGTCCATTAAGGTTAACTTAGCCGGAACTAAAGAACCATTGCCCGCATAGACAACAAAAATATTGCCGTCGAGACGATCATCATCAACACTCGCTGAAGCGGGACATATTCCCCACAATCCTAACATAAGCCATAGGGTCAGTAAACAAGTAAGACACCCCTTAACGACCCATTGGGATCTGGGTTTGTGATCAACGTGAATTAACGCCATAAATATAGAAACCTTCTCTTGAGTTTGGTTACAATAAGCTCACAAGAAATAATAATCACTACTCTTGTGACTGAGCAGCAGACCACTAAACAATCAACCTCAGGGAAAATTCCCGTGCCGATACCGTTTGCTAATAGCCATTATGCTATTTTAGGGCTTCATCCGTCCGCTTCCGTCAGGGAAATTCGACAGGCCTATCGAGAGCTAAGTAAACGCTATCATCCCGATACGACAGAATTACCATCTTCCTTGGCCACCGCTAAATTTCAACGCTTAAATGAAGCTTATTGCATCTTGAGTAATTCAGAACGGCGATCGCTGTACGATCTGACTATTGGTTATTCTCGTTGGAATGTGATTCAATCGCCAATTGAGAACAAGAATACTAAGGAATGGGCTTACGAGTCCCGTTCTGCTTATCTCGATCCCACGGATCGCCCCTTGTCAGGGGGAGAAATTTTTGCTTTGTTTATTTTAGGTTTAACCTTAGTGGGATGTCTGGTTTTGGCGATTGTTGTGGGAATTCTGCGGGGGGATGAGGGGATTCCTCCCACTGCCCTACCTCAAGATTATGCCTCTATTGCCGTTATTTTCGTCTCTGAGGTGTCTAACCAGGATGTGGCTAACTAAGTTAAGATTCAAGTAGATCTCTGGTGTCTCAACAGTCGTTCAATGCTTAAGTGTTTATGATTTTTCCCTCTTCTGATACGCCCTTATATAACCATCCCCTACCGGCCATTGAGCAATGGCTCTCCAACTTAGGTTGTCAGCAAGACTTACAAAACTTAAACTGTTGGACGATTAGAAAACCTAGCTGGAATGCACAGATTAGTTTAGAAATTGAAGAATTAGCCGTTTGTTATCTCAAAGCAGGTGCAGACGGCTCAGATATTAAGCGCGCCTTCAAATATTCTTTGAGTCGTCAAGATATTGAAGCGGCTGTTTTTGGCGGCCCTTAACTTGGTTAACCTTCCCTTAATGCTAGGAATAGAGAAGGATTCAGGGATAATCAAGAAGATTGTAAGGTACAATGAGATTGTCCCACTCAGGGGATCTGCCTATACCCTAGACGAAAGTCGAGGGAGATTCCTTCCCTTGCCCAAAAGACAAAAATGCGACAAGGGCTACTCTCTCCTAGGAAAAAGCAACCCTTGTGGGAATTACAGATTTAATTGAGGTTGATAGCGTTGCTAAGTTAGAGCCGAAGCAATGCTATTTTTTTGGCTTTCCAAGGTTTTCATCGCCGTTGACAAATAAAGATTTATTCTTCATCTTCGTCAGGGGCCCCAACTTGTTTGAGATGAATATGTTTACGTCCTAGGGTGATCTCAAATTCATCTCCAGGTTCTAATCCCATTTTCTTGGTATAGGCTGAACCAATTAAGAGATTACCATTAGATTGCACACTAATCTTATAGCTGGCTGAACGGCCACCTCTTCCTTGTCCTTCCGAAGTGCTATCGAGTTCGATTCCCTCAGCATCAATTAAAGCGTTGAGAAACTTCATCATATTAACCCGTTCTATCCCATTTTTCGTTTGGGTATAGTAGCCGCAAGATCTCGCTTTTTCTTCTTTGCTGAGGTTTCCTAGCTCTCTTACTTTTTCGAGTAAGGATGTACCGGTTAGGGGTTTGTCTTGTGTCATTAACTTAAACAGTAACTAAGTGAATAATAAGGCTGACAGAATGGGAATTAAGTGGGAAGACAGCAACAACCTAAAAAAATGAGGGTTACTAACTATCTCTCTCCTTATCTTACACACAATTTGTAAAATTTATCCACCATTCGACAAGATCAATAATAATTCATTTTCCCCAATCTTTCGATCAGAATGCTGATTGAATTTACAAATGTTTGACTTTCATCGGTTTAGGGGAGAGAGAGATGTTATAAACTCAACAACAGAGACAAGAGAGTCTAGCCTATTCAAGCAAAAATCTCCAAAAAAACGAAGGAAATGAAACTAACAACTCGCAGTCATTATAGCGTTAAAGCCTTACTAGATCTAAGTTTACAGCCTAACTATGGACCGACTTCAGTAAAAGCGATCGCAATGCGTCAAGATTTACCGGCCCCATACTTAGAAAAATTACTGATTGAAATGCGTCGTTCTGGGTTAGTTAATTCAATGCGTGGTTCCCAAGGAGGCTATCAATTAGCTCGTCAACCCAGTCAAATTTCTTTGGGGCAAATTTTGGAAGCAGTAGGGGAGACAATTGAGCCATTCCCTCACTATAACCCTGATGCTGAACAAGCAGAAGATTGGGTAACATTTAGTCTCTGGAAACGACTTCATGGGAAACTGAAAGAGGCACTTTACAAGATTACCTTAGCGGATCTTTACTATGATGCTCGTAGCTGGCGAGCCTCTCAAGGAGAAGCCATCACTTTTGTTGTCTAAGGAGCTAATTATTATGCAAAATTCTCAGTTATCTGTTACCTATCAAGGGGGCTGTCATTGCGGTGTAGTGCGCTTTCAGGTTACGGTTGACTGCTTTGAAGCTATCATCTGTAATTGTTCTATGTGTCGTAAGAAAGGGTTTATTCACTTACTTGTCCCCCCTGAAAAATTTACCTTAATCAAGGGGGCCGAGAGGCTGACAACTTATACCTTTAATACTCATACAGCCCAACATACTTTTTGTGCAA is part of the Crocosphaera sp. UHCC 0190 genome and harbors:
- the metK gene encoding methionine adenosyltransferase, whose protein sequence is MTRRYLFTSESVTEGHPDKICDQISDTIIDTLLYHDDQSRVAAEVVVNTGLVLITGEVTSKANVNFVDLARKKIAEIGYIDADNGFSANSCAVLVALDEQSADIAQGVTQAHEQRTALSDDELDRIGAGDQGIMFGYACNETPELMPLPISLAHRFARRLAVVRKMGELSYLRPDGKTQVSIVYEDGIPVGIDTILISTQHNETIGAITENDAVQAKIKSDLWDAVVLPVLGDMEMKPTSETRFLVNPTGKFVIGGPQGDAGLTGRKIIVDTYGGYSRHGGGAFSGKDPTKVDRSAAYACRYVAKNIVAAGLADKCEVQLSYAIGVARPVSILVETFGTGKVDENNLLDAVQELFELRPAGIIQSLNLRQLPSQRGGRFYQDVAAYGHFGRNDLDLPWEATDKATLLKDMLASPLAVGV
- a CDS encoding mechanosensitive ion channel family protein, with translation MTTFLDYLQNIFQFNEATQTLIIKFGLQVFIFLLFLILSLFIGRYTPFLVKIIIQKFSPKKVSEIYDNLITPIENLFKITGTFLLVSLSLNFLKAYPGIHGFIKFFVDFSLIGSLAWLISRLFRQFVRIYGIELIRKLGREADELLLVFETIFNVMVGFIAVIAFAQNQQINLVGLLASLGIGGLAIAFAAQKTLEQLLGTCVLYLDRPFIPGEYIRLPSGLFGRVESIGLRSTKIRTAAKSTLMIVPNSIMANLEIENVTRGKKVMVLLYLDFTKELEDSEQALVEQVVKESTDALFGIDPGSTKITLFPQESKPGIRARVTFFILGSSENSLELRKRLLELANDKITSQLMSYGIEFTVQEPTIYVESPVTI
- a CDS encoding HAD family hydrolase yields the protein MVTICCGKVQFNNIQAIIFDKDGTLEDSQNFLRELTIRRARLIDAQIPGIGEPLLMAFGLQDNRLDPTGLMAVGSRQENLIAAAAYIAETGRSWFESLELAQNAFTETDKYLPKNASTSPLFTGSLDVLKILADGGLRLGILSAAPTKDVENFVREHQLSNYIQLMMGGDQTFTKPDPQLFIQACKNLETPPNLTLMVGDSQGDIIMAQQAGVGGTIGICWGNSHAPHLEKADIIITQLEEIQIC
- a CDS encoding tetratricopeptide repeat protein; the protein is MLSELRDKTVPKRNWLLSLLVGVGLWQLSLPATAQMLLPYTPQLNAEQLEQQGLEVAEEAAQLIRFQQYDLALSRAKLATQLAPNKYQPWFILGTLYVIQQQVEPGIAALNKALELEPKEVGIKFTLGNAYFQVGNYAEAVTQLEEGLKLKPDVPAALFDLGNSYLKLGKMTEAIAVYQKAVTQQKDFWPAINNIGLIKYEQGDVNGAIKLWQNALEIDQEQVEPQLALAVAFYTQGKKEQAIKLGEAALKLDSSYGDLQHLKDNLWGEKLLKDTQKFLTTPQIRAILNDLEGKSS
- a CDS encoding thylakoid membrane photosystem I accumulation factor; its protein translation is MALIHVDHKPRSQWVVKGCLTCLLTLWLMLGLWGICPASASVDDDRLDGNIFVVYAGNGSLVPAKLTLMDSLKREMPTVLVFYLDDSRDCKQFALIVSRIQEFYGRAANIIPVSVDGIPVKDNYTPQEAGYYYKGAVPQTVVLDQQGKLIFDGKGQVRYEAVDDVLREVFNLLPRSQSVELKRRTFNEFNGELVEQ
- a CDS encoding antibiotic biosynthesis monooxygenase, translated to MSAEFLDFLTHKYAYVAVGEFKPGQFAEAQRLYEKAVSTYKQGFKGAFLLQKPGTDEGIAVIMWEKLEDMEANQNEIYQKLLAEMTPLFVKPPKTDFYEICSEIDGFSEE
- a CDS encoding mechanosensitive ion channel family protein, translated to MTDQIALSIDIDTLIIFALVTLILMFLSIGIVLLPRVMGKIITHFLSGEIPTIYKKIIVPYHNWLGLILLLTVTDILMIFLHIPPWLKLLEIPLGLSIDVLIIWVGFQIFQDFFDRYLLEAAIANSSKLNSEFIIIAKYFANVAIIIIVLFVFAETHNINVLGLFASLGIGGLAVAFAAQKSLEQLLGGIVLYLDKPFVADDYIGLPDGTFGRVESVGLRSTKIRTSGKGTLMIVPNSSLTQINIENFTGGKKVVSLIYLTFYSLIPEDEKALIRQVILDSTSDIFGIDSRSTEVIFKEMSSKNGKLPVTQAQINFFILGSGEVSMELRRQFLDIANQQITHELKEYGIAFEIEDKTINVDSPITI
- a CDS encoding response regulator yields the protein MTTVLIVEDDPINFRVFSKILTKRGGLIVKGTEDVDEVMRIAQAGEVDIILMDVSLSHSVYQGQAVDGIKITQYLKADPKTSQLPVILVTAHAMEGDREHFLKQSGADGYISKPVVDHQQFVNQILEMVTNHHQIDQG
- the ligA gene encoding NAD-dependent DNA ligase LigA — protein: MINDSPIPQRIQQLRQQLQKASYAYYVLDNPIMEDSVYDQLYRELETLENQNPDLITPDSPTQRVGDKLASQFISVTHNIPLYSLENAFNLDELKQWEQRWQRHSENKNIDKFEYVCELKIDGSALALTYENGLLIRGVTRGDGNTGEDITQNIRTIRSIPLKLNLDNPPPLLEVRGEAFLPLDEFARINQERQQIGEALFANPRNAAAGTLRQLDPKIVDQRRLQFFAYTLHLLNSEITSQWDSLEYLQKSGFLVNPHRKLCPSLAEVAAYFSYWETARKDLPYMTDGVVVKLNSYQLQQQLGFTQKFPRWAIALKYPAEEAPTLVEDIIVNVGRTGAVTPMAVMKPVHLAGTIVQRATLHNSDRIAQLDIRVGDTVIIRKAGEIIPEVVRVLTELRPPNTQPYQMPESCPECHSTLVRPLGEAVTRCINGSCPAILRGSLVHWASRDALDIRGLGEKIVILLIKNGLINSLADLYDLTPEKVANLERMGTKSAENLIKAIESSKQQPWSRVLYGLGIRYVGSVTAQILAENFPNVDQLSQASLSSLSLVYGIGEEIAQSVVDWFKISENCDLIQQLKNVGLQLEATPAPKKSSTVSLTSLTGKTFVITGTLPTLKRNEAKALIESAGGKVTGSVSAKTDYLVVGEDAGSKLIKAQELGITQLSETQLLALVESGR